GTCTACGTGCGAGGTGAGGCGGGGGTCAGACGCAGGTGAGAGACGCTCTTCATCGTGGTCAAGAATACACCGACCGGGGCCGCCAGATAAAGGATGTCGCCCTCGGCGGCGAGCCGCCTGGCATTCGCCAAGCCGAGGATTTCACGCCCGGCAGGCCCCCGATCCATCCCCCGGGAGGAATCATGAATCACCGGACATTAGGGCTGCTCGCCTCGATCCTTGCGCTTCCGTTCCTGGCGAGTTGCGAGGCGGACGCACCGTCCAGTCCCACGGCCCTCGATGTGGCCGCCGCGATCGCGCCCGAACCGGTGCGCGTAAGCGTGCCCGACGAGCACCCGAACGGGCCGTTCTACTCGATGATCGGACTCAATACCATTATCGGGAGCCTCCGGCTGCCCCACACCGACGAGTACGGCGCGGTGCCCTTCGTGCGCGCGCTCGGCTGCGTGCCGCCGGACTTCAACCTGCTCTCCCCCTTCGACCTCACGCCGGCATTCCCAGGCGGACCGCCTCGGCCCTTCTTGTGCGCGTCGACGGTGACCGGACACCTCGTGTTCAAGGATCTCGGCGGGCCGAATCAGAAACTGATTCAGAGCCAGCTTCATGGCGACGAGGTGCCGATCGTCTTCGCCGAGTGGAGCGAGCTGGCCGCCGCCGTGGCCGACGACGTGCTGACGCTCGACGAGCTGCTCGCGCTGCCCTCCGCGGTCGTCGGCACCGCCGACCACTACAAGGAGACGGTGGTGACCGGCTCCCTCACGCCCGGGTCGGTCTCCTTCCGGATCGTGGCGAGGGGCACGATTCCTGGCGGCACGTTCCGGTTCCGGTACGTCGACCACGGTCCGGGCACGGCCGGTCCGCAGAGCACCCACATCGTCATCAACTAGCCCTCCCGGTCCGGCCCCGCCGCCCATTCACCGGCCCCAGCCCCTGGGGCCACGGGCGACGCGGGCCGGACGGCCGTCGTTGCAGGCGACTCCCCGCAGCCCCAGGTTGATTCTTCGGCCCGAATTGCACTCAGGAGGAGGTCGTAGATTTGAGCGACGCAGCCGCCGCGCAGGAATCCCTCGAGGGGTTCCTGGCGGACGAGATCACCCGCATGTACGAAGAAGTGGCGGAGCACCCCGAGGGGGAGTTCCACTTCTACCACGGCCGCGCGGGAGCCGAGTTGTTCGAGTACGACGCGGAGGACCTCGACCGGGCCCCCGCCGGGGCGGTGGCTTCCTTCGCGGGGGTCGGCAACCCTCACCTGCGCGCGGACATCCAGCCGGGCGAGACCGTGCTGGACCTGGGCAGCGGCGCCGGTCTGGACGCGATCATCGCCGCGATGAGAGCGGGGCCGAGCGGAACCGTCATCGGGGTCGACTTGAACCCCACCATGTGCCGACGCGCCAAGGTCCACGCCGCCGAATCGGGCGCCAACATTGAGTGCCACGAGGGGCGCATGGAGGACATCCCCGTCCCCGATGAGTCGGTCGACATCGTGATCTCCAACGGCGTCATCAACCTGTCCTTCCGCAAGCGCAAGGTGATGGAAGAGATGTACCGGGTGCTGCGCCCGGGCGGCCGCATGTCCGTCACCGACATCGTGAGCGGGAAGCAGCTCTCCCAGGCGATCGTCAACGACCCCAAGCTCTGGGCCTCCTGAATCGGGGGTGCTCTCCTGGAAGGAGAGATGTTCCGGCTCATGGAGGAGTCCGGGTTCAAGAGGGTGAAAAGCGCCGTCGTGCCGCGCTTCCGCTTCCGCAAGGAGTCCACGCAGAATTCGGCTGAGGCGTTCGGCGTGAAGGCGGTCATGATGACCGCGCTGAAGCCGGAGGCCTGAGGGCTGCCGCTCCCGACGCTGGCGACGCGGCGCCTGGTGCTGCGGTACGTGGGGCAGGGGGACGCGGAGGCGCTCCTGGCCCTG
This sequence is a window from Gemmatimonadota bacterium. Protein-coding genes within it:
- a CDS encoding methyltransferase domain-containing protein, which encodes MSDAAAAQESLEGFLADEITRMYEEVAEHPEGEFHFYHGRAGAELFEYDAEDLDRAPAGAVASFAGVGNPHLRADIQPGETVLDLGSGAGLDAIIAAMRAGPSGTVIGVDLNPTMCRRAKVHAAESGANIECHEGRMEDIPVPDESVDIVISNGVINLSFRKRKVMEEMYRVLRPGGRMSVTDIVSGKQLSQAIVNDPKLWAS